From a region of the Salinispira pacifica genome:
- a CDS encoding aminopeptidase family protein P: protein MSSKPSERIHLLQEYLKKQNAFAAVIPSTDPHMSEYVAERWRGRSWISAFEGSAGTVAVTQKDAALWTDSRYFLEAGRVLKNSGIALMKQGLPETPSIEQWLMQMKGKQEGARVLVAADSFALKSFESMQSELANGDISLEAAPDFLDTIWENRPGLPAEEIYAHDSTFSGETRNDRITRLREFADSRGYERILITALDEIAWLLQLRGRDVEFNPVFYAYALLETRGPVLHLCTHAENISPDLRRELEADNVHIHGYQDIGKLLTSSEGQVAADPLTLNMETASILGDRLVKLPSPVRSWKACKNPKEIESTRNVMIRDGVAMVNFLYWLEHELKDGSSLDELAVSRKITEFRSTQKNYVGDSFRSIVGFNDHGAVVHYSVDENSSSPIQGNGLLLIDSGGQYLDGTTDITRTVAVHDVDREAKHHFTLVLKGHINLASAVFPEGTPGIQLDSLARRPLWQNGLNYGHGTGHGVGFALNVHEGPQSISPRLISTPLQPGMICSNEPGYYLEGAYGIRIENLVAVGPHESYSGFLCFEDLTLCPIELSLIERDLLNDEEISWLNDYHDMVWRNLSPHLEQEQRIWLQHKTRKLQRRE from the coding sequence ATGTCGTCAAAACCCTCCGAACGCATACACCTGTTGCAGGAGTATCTGAAAAAGCAGAATGCTTTCGCAGCAGTAATTCCGTCAACCGACCCCCATATGTCAGAGTATGTGGCAGAACGGTGGCGGGGCCGTTCCTGGATCAGCGCTTTTGAAGGATCGGCAGGTACGGTGGCGGTAACACAGAAGGATGCGGCACTCTGGACCGATTCCCGCTACTTTCTGGAAGCCGGCCGGGTTCTGAAGAACAGCGGCATTGCCCTTATGAAACAGGGATTGCCGGAAACTCCGTCCATTGAACAGTGGCTTATGCAAATGAAGGGCAAGCAGGAAGGAGCCCGGGTTCTGGTTGCCGCAGATTCCTTCGCTCTGAAAAGCTTCGAGTCCATGCAGAGTGAGCTTGCTAACGGAGACATCTCCCTTGAAGCGGCTCCGGATTTTCTGGATACCATCTGGGAGAACCGGCCCGGCCTCCCGGCGGAGGAAATTTACGCCCATGACTCCACGTTCAGCGGAGAGACCCGGAACGACCGGATTACCCGGCTCAGGGAGTTCGCCGATTCCAGGGGCTATGAGCGCATCCTGATCACCGCCCTGGATGAAATTGCCTGGCTGCTTCAGCTTCGGGGACGGGATGTTGAGTTCAACCCGGTTTTTTACGCATATGCACTGCTGGAAACCCGGGGCCCGGTTCTGCATCTCTGCACTCACGCTGAGAATATTTCCCCGGATTTGCGAAGAGAGCTGGAAGCGGACAACGTGCATATTCACGGGTATCAGGATATCGGGAAGCTGCTCACATCATCGGAAGGGCAGGTTGCTGCGGATCCTTTGACTCTCAACATGGAGACGGCGTCCATCCTGGGTGACAGGCTGGTCAAACTGCCGTCCCCTGTGCGGAGCTGGAAGGCATGTAAAAATCCGAAAGAAATTGAATCAACCCGGAATGTGATGATACGGGACGGCGTGGCAATGGTGAACTTCCTCTACTGGCTGGAACATGAGCTGAAGGACGGTTCGTCTCTGGATGAGCTGGCTGTTTCCCGGAAGATCACAGAATTCCGCAGCACACAGAAGAACTATGTGGGAGACAGCTTCCGTTCCATAGTAGGCTTCAACGATCATGGTGCCGTTGTTCATTATTCTGTGGATGAAAACAGCTCAAGCCCCATTCAGGGGAACGGACTGCTGCTTATTGACAGCGGCGGACAGTACCTGGACGGAACAACGGATATTACCCGTACGGTTGCCGTTCATGATGTGGACCGTGAAGCCAAACATCATTTTACGCTGGTGCTGAAAGGTCACATTAATCTTGCATCGGCAGTGTTTCCCGAAGGCACCCCTGGAATACAGCTGGACAGTCTGGCCCGCCGCCCCCTGTGGCAGAACGGTTTGAACTACGGCCACGGAACCGGACATGGTGTGGGATTTGCGCTGAACGTCCACGAAGGCCCCCAGAGCATCAGCCCCCGTCTGATTTCAACACCTCTGCAGCCGGGCATGATCTGCTCCAATGAACCCGGCTACTATCTTGAAGGCGCCTACGGTATCCGCATTGAAAACCTTGTTGCGGTGGGACCTCATGAATCCTATTCCGGATTTCTCTGTTTTGAGGATCTCACTCTCTGTCCCATTGAACTGAGCCTCATAGAGCGGGACCTTCTGAACGATGAGGAAATATCCTGGCTGAATGATTATCACGACATGGTATGGAGAAATCTTTCCCCCCATCTGGAACAGGAGCAGCGCATCTGGCTCCAGCATAAGACCCGGAAGCTTCAGCGCAGAGAGTAA
- a CDS encoding HAD family hydrolase: MTQGKHGVIFDLDGTILYTLEDIRRSLNHSLITHGLQEMDLVTVRRLVGHGLIQLAHDAVEEHAPELDAARRSELGEAIADELREHYRKDPLGVSASYPGIPGLLKELRERGLLLGVLSNKDDVLVQQITDELFPGTFHAVAGRKDHIPRKPDPRGLELIAQQLGLGMSRILYVGDSEVDYRTAANAGVPFAAVGWGYRDAELLQSLSPDYFTPDSGELKSVIFRHFSSTV, translated from the coding sequence GTGACACAGGGCAAACATGGGGTAATTTTTGATCTGGACGGTACGATTCTCTATACTCTGGAAGATATCCGCAGATCCCTGAATCATAGTTTAATCACCCACGGGCTGCAGGAGATGGATCTGGTGACGGTTCGGCGGCTGGTGGGCCATGGGCTTATTCAGCTTGCTCACGATGCCGTTGAAGAGCATGCCCCGGAACTGGACGCTGCCCGCCGCAGTGAACTGGGGGAAGCCATTGCAGACGAACTCCGGGAACATTACCGCAAAGATCCCCTGGGAGTAAGCGCCTCCTACCCCGGCATTCCCGGGCTGCTGAAAGAGCTGAGAGAACGGGGCCTCCTTCTGGGGGTGCTGAGCAATAAAGATGACGTGCTCGTTCAGCAGATTACCGACGAACTGTTTCCCGGAACCTTTCATGCCGTTGCCGGCCGAAAGGATCACATACCCCGAAAGCCCGATCCCCGGGGCCTTGAGCTCATTGCGCAGCAGCTTGGGCTCGGGATGAGCCGAATTCTCTATGTTGGAGACTCGGAGGTGGATTACCGCACGGCTGCGAACGCAGGGGTGCCCTTCGCCGCCGTGGGCTGGGGATACCGGGATGCGGAACTGCTGCAGTCATTGTCCCCGGACTATTTCACCCCGGACAGCGGAGAGCTGAAATCGGTAATTTTCCGCCATTTTTCATCCACGGTCTGA
- a CDS encoding dihydroorotate dehydrogenase-like protein: MSKLQSSYMGMDLKNPLIVGACSLTSNMDAIRKIEDNGAGALIIKSLFEEQIQYKSHNHDQDLHMYDNWHAEMHSIFPEVEHAGPDEHLMWTQRAKEAVKIPVIASLNAINTATWSEWAKQLQDTGVDGLELNFFAIPGDRTEAAADIEAGQIEAIKAVKKAVKIPVSIKLSPYYTSPYQFISKLADAGADGLVLFNRFFHPAIDVENESSSYPWNLSTPQDAGLPLRFVGMMADKVSADICASNGIHEAEDAIAMLLAGASSFQVVSTLYKNKLKKIGDILNGIEKWMDTKGYKGIKDFRAKLSESQNEDKMAYRRVQYVRMLLRSNDYIERPNVI; the protein is encoded by the coding sequence ATGTCCAAATTGCAAAGCAGCTATATGGGGATGGACCTGAAAAACCCCCTGATTGTCGGTGCCTGCAGCCTGACATCAAATATGGATGCCATCCGGAAGATCGAAGATAACGGAGCCGGCGCATTAATTATCAAGAGTCTGTTTGAAGAGCAGATTCAGTACAAGAGCCATAACCACGACCAGGATCTGCATATGTACGATAACTGGCACGCGGAAATGCACAGCATTTTTCCCGAGGTTGAGCATGCCGGTCCGGATGAGCATCTCATGTGGACTCAGCGGGCCAAGGAGGCGGTGAAGATCCCGGTCATTGCCAGTCTCAACGCCATAAATACCGCAACCTGGTCGGAATGGGCCAAGCAGCTTCAGGACACCGGTGTGGACGGTTTGGAACTGAACTTTTTCGCCATTCCCGGTGACCGTACCGAAGCCGCCGCTGATATTGAAGCGGGCCAGATTGAAGCCATAAAAGCGGTGAAGAAGGCGGTGAAAATTCCCGTATCCATTAAACTGAGCCCTTATTACACCAGCCCGTATCAGTTTATATCCAAACTTGCGGATGCAGGTGCAGACGGTCTGGTTCTTTTTAACCGGTTCTTTCACCCGGCGATCGATGTTGAAAACGAAAGCAGCAGCTACCCATGGAACCTTTCCACTCCCCAGGATGCCGGTCTGCCTCTCCGTTTTGTGGGGATGATGGCGGATAAGGTTTCCGCAGATATTTGTGCCTCCAACGGTATTCATGAAGCGGAAGACGCCATTGCCATGCTTCTGGCCGGAGCGAGCAGCTTTCAGGTGGTGAGCACTCTCTACAAGAACAAGCTGAAAAAGATCGGCGATATTCTGAATGGAATTGAAAAGTGGATGGATACGAAAGGGTATAAAGGTATTAAGGATTTCAGAGCCAAACTTTCCGAATCCCAAAACGAAGACAAGATGGCGTACCGCAGAGTTCAGTATGTCCGCATGCTTCTTCGCAGCAACGACTATATTGAGCGTCCCAACGTAATCTGA
- a CDS encoding ATP-binding cassette domain-containing protein yields the protein MDMENAIISLKDVSFFYIDADAPENPKELTEDDIHFVFRNLDLDLPAGVLSIIGENGIGKSTLMLLAAARRFPVQGSIEILGRNTEKFRKAAQDPAIEAERNALVSVVYQNMEFETEDNLGTVLEQVFDQGIHTSKTDWILEESSRALHLEQVKNRKFQELSKGEMQRALIAISMAYGSAITVLDEPVFAMEEKQKEESLAFLQDYAHRTERSVLFSAHNIHLCRDYADNTLLMRKDGDFVLGDSKAVCSKEELEAAYQVPMEYLHRKEALYRDLLIKGDETRRSN from the coding sequence ATGGACATGGAAAATGCGATTATTTCACTGAAAGATGTAAGTTTTTTTTATATTGATGCTGACGCACCGGAGAATCCGAAGGAACTGACAGAAGATGACATTCACTTTGTCTTCAGAAATCTGGATCTGGATCTCCCCGCTGGCGTCCTCAGCATTATCGGCGAGAATGGAATCGGGAAAAGCACCCTCATGCTTCTGGCAGCCGCCCGCCGCTTCCCCGTTCAGGGCTCAATAGAGATCCTCGGACGGAACACCGAAAAATTCCGGAAAGCGGCCCAGGATCCCGCCATTGAAGCCGAGCGGAACGCCCTGGTTTCCGTGGTGTATCAGAATATGGAGTTTGAAACCGAAGACAATCTGGGCACCGTGCTGGAACAGGTATTTGACCAGGGCATCCACACATCCAAAACCGACTGGATTCTGGAAGAAAGCAGCCGCGCCCTCCACCTGGAACAGGTGAAGAACAGAAAATTCCAGGAGCTGTCCAAGGGTGAAATGCAGCGGGCTCTTATCGCCATATCAATGGCATACGGATCGGCAATCACGGTATTGGATGAACCGGTTTTCGCCATGGAGGAGAAGCAGAAGGAGGAGTCCCTTGCCTTCCTTCAGGATTACGCCCACCGGACAGAGCGGAGCGTCCTTTTCTCCGCTCACAACATTCATCTGTGCCGGGATTATGCAGACAACACTCTTCTCATGCGGAAAGACGGCGATTTTGTGCTGGGGGATTCCAAGGCAGTATGCTCAAAGGAAGAGCTTGAGGCCGCCTACCAGGTACCCATGGAATATCTGCACAGGAAAGAAGCCCTCTACCGGGATCTTCTCATTAAAGGTGACGAAACCCGCCGCAGCAACTGA
- a CDS encoding MFS transporter has translation MSGHYSPEEQTTGRRWWLIFSIINTFSFQFLAGNVIILFIIRLGASKTVVGVVSSFFHASYLIMPVGRLLSRRLGIVKGFHMAWMVRYLAISPLLLAPFIALSGVADANTLALIIVVGSYFGFQMIRGSGMVSLSPLLTELSHGGDRGRFLSLSRILSNISILFGVLIVALFLGDDAPLMKYLISFAAGIVLGYAGVYSLSRIPEIRRPEGHSDQGLKQSFRDIWKERKFRKYFATLPVVGFSLGIVKPFLLVYAKDVYQFSDNRVLFLTVAGSLGAIAMGVISRKFIDRVGAKPFMMIWILLMAAGALAIVLVPLTAGALSWVFLLLLFFIAMMGWNGADNTAQTYFFSLLQPQQQLSFGIVYFLTVGASGVAGASLAGMFLDLLQGPLGVEGRMSHVYLFAGVLAILVLAFFLAARMERLGALSFRRSLSELFSLRLRSRGR, from the coding sequence ATGAGCGGACATTACAGCCCGGAAGAGCAAACCACCGGCAGACGCTGGTGGCTCATATTCTCCATCATCAACACCTTCTCCTTCCAGTTCCTGGCGGGAAACGTGATTATCCTGTTTATCATCCGCCTGGGTGCCAGCAAGACCGTTGTGGGAGTGGTGTCTTCATTCTTCCATGCTTCCTATCTTATCATGCCGGTGGGCCGACTGCTATCCAGAAGACTGGGGATCGTGAAGGGTTTTCATATGGCCTGGATGGTTCGCTACCTTGCCATCAGTCCGCTCCTTCTTGCACCGTTTATTGCCTTGTCCGGCGTGGCTGATGCCAATACCCTGGCGCTTATCATTGTTGTGGGCTCATATTTTGGTTTTCAGATGATACGGGGTTCTGGGATGGTGAGTCTTTCACCCCTCCTTACCGAATTGTCCCACGGCGGTGACAGAGGGCGGTTTTTGTCTCTTTCCCGGATTCTTTCCAACATATCCATTCTGTTCGGCGTGCTCATTGTAGCGCTGTTTCTGGGGGATGATGCTCCGCTGATGAAATATCTTATTTCCTTCGCCGCGGGAATTGTGCTGGGCTACGCCGGAGTGTACTCCCTTTCCCGGATTCCGGAAATCCGGAGGCCCGAAGGACACAGCGATCAGGGGCTGAAGCAAAGTTTCCGGGATATCTGGAAGGAGCGGAAATTCCGGAAGTACTTTGCCACACTCCCGGTGGTGGGCTTCTCCCTGGGAATAGTGAAGCCCTTCCTGCTGGTATATGCAAAAGATGTGTATCAGTTTTCCGATAACCGAGTGCTTTTTCTCACGGTTGCCGGCAGTCTGGGCGCCATTGCCATGGGAGTGATCAGCAGGAAATTTATCGACCGTGTTGGTGCGAAGCCCTTCATGATGATCTGGATACTTCTGATGGCGGCAGGAGCACTTGCAATTGTACTTGTCCCTCTCACCGCAGGTGCGCTGAGCTGGGTGTTTCTGCTGCTCCTGTTTTTCATTGCCATGATGGGCTGGAACGGTGCCGACAATACCGCCCAGACCTACTTTTTCTCACTCCTTCAGCCCCAGCAGCAGCTGAGTTTCGGAATTGTGTATTTTCTCACAGTAGGTGCCTCCGGAGTAGCCGGGGCAAGCCTGGCGGGAATGTTTCTGGACCTTCTTCAGGGTCCCCTGGGTGTGGAGGGTCGGATGAGTCATGTGTATCTGTTTGCAGGAGTGCTGGCGATTCTGGTTCTGGCTTTTTTCCTTGCCGCCAGAATGGAGCGGCTGGGCGCCTTGAGCTTTCGCAGGTCTTTGAGCGAACTGTTCAGCCTGAGACTCCGCAGCCGGGGACGCTGA